From a region of the Panicum virgatum strain AP13 chromosome 2K, P.virgatum_v5, whole genome shotgun sequence genome:
- the LOC120668652 gene encoding uncharacterized protein LOC120668652 isoform X3 codes for MGAAGLPALLYPNPPLFFLSAALRSAPMGAAGLPALGWAKQFGHSADIKIFGSDMAVHGTHKAFSFRCFAANGRAFGADSTNKRKIKSKRRPKDVAVEPRKNVLYFTTAQ; via the exons ATGGGCGCCGCCGGTCTCCCGGCACTGTTATATCCGAAccctcctctcttcttcctttcGGCGGCCTTGCGCAGCGCGCCGATGGGCGCCGCCGGTCTCCCGGCACTG GGATGGGCGAAACAGTTTGGACATAGTGCTGATATCAAAATATTTGGTTCAGATATGGCTGTCCATGGAACCCACAAGGCATTCAGTTTTCGATGCTTTGCTGCCAATGGGCGTGCCTTTGGCGCGGATTCGACTAACAAGAGAAAA ATTAAAAGCAAGAGGAGGCCAAAAGATGTTGCAGTGGAACCAAG aaaaaatgTCTTATATTTTACAACAGCTCAG TAA
- the LOC120668652 gene encoding uncharacterized protein LOC120668652 isoform X1, translated as MGAAGLPALLYPNPPLFFLSAALRSAPMGAAGLPALGWAKQFGHSADIKIFGSDMAVHGTHKAFSFRCFAANGRAFGADSTNKRKIKSKRRPKDVAVEPSKVISGNPKNMDQCKLTSIFS; from the exons ATGGGCGCCGCCGGTCTCCCGGCACTGTTATATCCGAAccctcctctcttcttcctttcGGCGGCCTTGCGCAGCGCGCCGATGGGCGCCGCCGGTCTCCCGGCACTG GGATGGGCGAAACAGTTTGGACATAGTGCTGATATCAAAATATTTGGTTCAGATATGGCTGTCCATGGAACCCACAAGGCATTCAGTTTTCGATGCTTTGCTGCCAATGGGCGTGCCTTTGGCGCGGATTCGACTAACAAGAGAAAA ATTAAAAGCAAGAGGAGGCCAAAAGATGTTGCAGTGGAACCAAG TAAGGTAATATCTGGAAATCCAAAGAACATGGACCAATGTAAGTTGACTTCAATTTTCAGTTAA
- the LOC120668652 gene encoding uncharacterized protein LOC120668652 isoform X2 yields MGAAGLPALLYPNPPLFFLSAALRSAPMGAAGLPALIWLSMEPTRHSVFDALLPMGVPLARIRLTREKLKARGGQKMLQWNQEKMSYILQQLSKVISGNPKNMDQCKLTSIFS; encoded by the exons ATGGGCGCCGCCGGTCTCCCGGCACTGTTATATCCGAAccctcctctcttcttcctttcGGCGGCCTTGCGCAGCGCGCCGATGGGCGCCGCCGGTCTCCCGGCACTG ATATGGCTGTCCATGGAACCCACAAGGCATTCAGTTTTCGATGCTTTGCTGCCAATGGGCGTGCCTTTGGCGCGGATTCGACTAACAAGAGAAAA ATTAAAAGCAAGAGGAGGCCAAAAGATGTTGCAGTGGAACCAAG aaaaaatgTCTTATATTTTACAACAGCTCAG TAAGGTAATATCTGGAAATCCAAAGAACATGGACCAATGTAAGTTGACTTCAATTTTCAGTTAA
- the LOC120668674 gene encoding putative lipid-transfer protein DIR1, with translation MAATATTRASSSLLAAALLVAAVAVSAAAVCNMSNEQFMSCQPAAAKATDPPAPPSRACCDALAGADLGCLCGYKNSPWMGVYNIDPERAMELPAKCGLATPANC, from the coding sequence atggccgccaccgccaccaccagggcatcgtcgtcgctgctggccgccgccctcctggtggccgccgtcgccgtgtcggcggcggcggtgtgcaaCATGAGCAACGAGCAGTTCATGTCGtgccagccggcggcggcgaaggcgacggacccgcccgcgccgccgtcgcgggcgTGCTGCGACGCGCTGGCCGGCGCCGACCTGGGGTGCCTGTGCGGGTACAAGAACTCGCCCTGGATGGGCGTGTACAACATCGACCCCGAGCGCGCCATGGAGCTGCCGGCCAAGTGCGGCCTCGCCACGCCCGCCAACTGCTGA
- the LOC120695147 gene encoding uncharacterized protein LOC120695147 produces the protein MRIVAWNCRGLGNGPAVRGLLDVQKEDPDVLFLSETKHGKKWMEGFRWRLKMTNMVVKDSEGTRGDLALFWKKEVNLRVLSWSRYHIDTIIKEGDESAWKVTGIYGESRCEEKEKTWRLLRILQHHSKLPWLCCGDFNEILFNCEKEGGPPRAERSTLKFREALEECDLHDLGFVGDVFTWRNHHHWAASYVRERLDRAVANSAWQARFPLVRVINGDPRHSDHRPIIVEPGVKEKSHWREPLEFMKKFEARWLEEEECSERVKEAWENDISSQIEEVLDCLQQKITRDMNDNLTAPFSSDEVWAALKDMGELKAPGADGMPVVFYKKFWSLVGEKVKEEVLAVLNGAVMPEGWNDTVIVLVPKTKSPEKLKDLRPISLCNVVYKLISKVLANRLKVVLPEIISPSQSAFVPGRLITDNVLLAYELTHYLNQRRWGKNGVAAIKLDMSKAYDRVEWCFLEKMMLKLGFAVQWVERVMKCVSTVSYHIKVNGDHSNKIYPQRGLRQGNPLSPYLFILCAEGLSALLQKAEEQGRIEGIRVCREAPRINHLFFADDSLILMRANKGDAQELKRILQVYETISGQVINRDKSDVLFSPNTSSDDKEEVRQALNIVLEAKNEKYLGLPVSIGKSRKKAFEYIKKKVWFRIQGWQEKLLSKAGKEILVKAVAQAIPTYAMSCFELTKGLCDELSSMIGRWWWSQNNEDNKIHWLAWDKLTLPKNKGGLGFRDLYLFNQAMLARQAWRLLVSLDTLCGQVLKAKYFPNGTILQCEARDGISYTWRSILKGVDLIKEGVIWRIGNGESVNIWTDPWIPHGKTRRPATYRGAVVLTRVVDLLDPVSGSWDETLVKDTFSEFDAEAILKLRVNLDMEDRHAWHFDKKGLFSVKSAYKLAIQRRENEMGRNAASSESLPVGNSGFRWDKIWGMKVPNKVKMFIWRLVHNSLAVQRNLLRRGMKVDTLCPMCQRLEEDPGHLFFKCKGVKECWRRLNLEEYRIILAACHSGKDMMQTIWSLPSQIQLQIIVLLWRWWSARNKANAGDKRPTGPEVCSLVTFYVCEFEKGRKSDNIFQQVKQQRWEPPPEDVYKINTDGAFRAVTNQGGWGFVVRNRVGDFLEGGCGNLRRVASSFQDEALAVLHSVVRVLQLGISRIILETDASDLVRGLTSTDLDQSVDGSLLKQIRDFIDSSFDQCVIRHCPRNCNKVADCLAMYGASEVSSGSVVFMSQVPSFVANLVLGDQVGFAV, from the exons ATGAGGATTGTGGCGTGGAACTGCCGGGGGTTGGGGAATGGCCCGGCAGTTCGTGGTCTTCTGGATGTCCAGAAGGAggaccccgatgtcttgtttCTCTCCGAAACAAAGCATGGTAAGAAATGGATGGAGGGCTTTAGGTGGAGGCTGAAGATGACAAATATGGTAGTGAAGGATAGTGAAGGGACGAGAGGCGATTTGGCACTATTTTGGAAAAAGGAGGTGAATTTGAGGGTGTTGAGCTGGTCCAGATATCATATTGATACTATAATTAAGGAGGGGGATGAGAGTGCTTGGAAGGTTACTGGAATATATGGAGAGTCCCGTTGTGAAGAGAAGGAGAAAACTTGGAGACTACTACGTATCTTACAGCATCACAGTAAGCTTCCATGGCTGTGTTGTGGTGATTTTAATGAGATCCTGTTTAATTGTGAAAAGGAAGGAGGTCCCCCTAGAGCGGAGAGAAGTACGCTGAAATTCAGAGAAGCGCTAGAGGAGTGTGATTTGCATGATTTGGGATTTGTTGGAGATGTGTTCACATGGAGGAATCATCACCATTGGGCGGCCAGTTATGTCAGGGAAAGGTTGGACAGGGCGGTGGCAAATAGTGCATGGCAGGCTCGCTTCCCTTTGGTCCGTGTTATTAATGGTGACCCTCGTCATTCAGATCATAGACCCATCATTGTGGAACCAGGTGTGAAGGAAAAATCTCACTGGAGGGAACCACTAGAGTTTATGAAGAAATTTGAGGCGAGGtggttggaggaggaggagtgtaGTGAAAGGGTGAAGGAGGCATGGGAAAATGATATCA GTAGCCAAATTGAGGAAGTTCTTGACTGTTTGCAACAAAAGATTACTCGGGATATGAATGACAACTTGACAGCACCTTTCTCAAGTGATGAAGTTTGGGCAGCGCTAAAGGATATGGGTGAACTCAAAGCGCCAGGGGCTGATGGCATGCCAGTGGTTTTCTATAAGAAATTCTGGTCACTAGTGGGAGAAAAGGTTAAGGAGGAAGTGCTTGCTGTGCTAAACGGGGCTGTCATGCCGGAAGGATGGAATGATACTGTCATTGTTCTAGTTCCAAAAACCAAGTCACCAGAGAAATTGAAGGACTTAAGGCCAATTAGCCTGTGCAATGTAGTGTACAAACTCATCTCAAAAGTCTTAGCAAACAGGTTAAAAGTGGTGTTGCCGGAGATCATCTCGCCATCTCAAAGTGCGTTTGTACCAGGGAGACTAATTACTGATAATGTCTTACTAGCTTATGAGCTCACACACTATCTAAATCAAAGGAGGTGGGGCAAAAATGGAGTGGCTGCTATCAAATTGGATATGAGCAAAGCTTATGACCGGGTCGAATGGTGCTTCCTAGAGAAAATGATGCTGAAATTGGGATTTGCAGTGCAGTGGGTGGAAAGGGTGATGAAGTGTGTTTCGACAGTGAGCTATCACATTAAAGTCAATGGGGATCACTCCAACAAAATCTATCCACAGAGAGGGTTGCGCCAAGGGAATCCCTTGTCTCCTTATCTTTTCATCTTGTGTGCAGAGGGTCTTTCAGCATTGCTGCAGAAAGCAGAGGAGCAGGGCCGAATTGAGGGGATAAGAGTGTGCAGGGAAGCCCCGAGAATTAACCACCTTTTCTTTGCAGATGATTCACTGATTTTGATGCGAGCCAATAAGGGGGATGCACAAGAGTTAAAGAGGATTTTACAAGTTTATGAGACTATCTCGGGACAGGTGATCAATAGAGATAAATCTGATGTCTTGTTCAGTCCAAATACTAGCTCTGATGACAAGGAGGAGGTGAGACAAGCACTCAATATTGTCCTAGAAGCGAAGAATGAGAAATACCTGGGGTTGCCGGTCTCAATTGGGAAATCAAGGAAAAAAGCTTTTGAATACATAAAGAAAAAAGTTTGGTTCCGGATTCAGGGGTGGCAGGAGAAATTGTTGTCCAAGGCAGGAAAGGAAATTTTAGTAAAAGCAGTGGCTCAAGCTATTCCAACCTATGCTATGTCCTGTTTCGAGCTGACTAAAGGGCTTTGTGATGAGCTGAGTTCCATGATTGGTAGATGGTGGTGGAGCCAGAACAACGAGGATAATAAAATTCATTGGCTGGCATGGGACAAGCTAACCCTCCCAAAAAACAAGGGAGGCCTGGGTTTCCGAGATCTCTATTTGTTTAACCAGGCCATGCTAGCTAGACAAGCATGGAGACTATTGGTTTCCCTAGATACTTTATGTGGTCAGGTGCTAAAGGCCAAATATTTTCCCAATGGTACTATCTTGCAATGTGAGGCACGTGATGGGATCTCTTACACATGGAGAAGTATCTTGAAAGGAGTGGACTTGATTAAGGAGGGGGTCATCTGGCGGATAGGAAATGGTGAATCAGTGAATATTTGGACGGATCCATGGATTCCACATGGCAAAACGAGAAGACCGGCTACTTATAGAGGGGCTGTTGTATTGACAAGGGTAGTGGATTTACTGGATCCAGTTTCCGGGTCATGGGATGAGACCTTAGTGAAGGACACCTTTTCAGAGTTTGATGCTGAAGCTATTCTAAAATTGAGAGTTAATCTAGATATGGAGGACAGGCATGCCTGGCATTTTGATAAAAAGGGGTTGTTCTCGGTAAAATCAGCATATAAACTGGCCATACAGAGAAGAGAAAATGAGATGGGCAGGAATGCAGCAAGTTCTGAGTCATTGCCAGTGGGAAACTCGGGGTTTAGGTGGGATAAAATATGGGGGATGAAGGTCCCAAACAAGGTGAAAATGTTTATTTGGCGCTTAGTGCATAATAGTTTGGCGGTGCAGCGAAATTTGCTCCGCAGAGGCATGAAGGTGGACACCCTCTGTCCCATGTGTCAAAGGTTAGAAGAGGACCCCGGGCATCTTTTTTTCAAATGCAAAGGAGTGAAGGAGTGCTGGAGGAGGCTAAATCTAGAGGAATACCGGATCATTTTAGCTGCTTGTCACTCTGGAAAGGATATGATGCAGACAATCTGGTCTCTCCCATCACAGATTCAATTGCAAATTATTGTCCTCTTGTGGAGATGGTGGTCAGCAAGGAATAAGGCAAATGCGGGGGATAAAAGACCCACAGGTCCTGAGGTATGCTCGCTGGTGACTTTTTATGTCTGTGAGTTTGAGAAAGGTCGCAAGTCAGACAATATATTTCAGCAAGTCAAACAACAGAGATGGGAGCCGCCTCCTGAAGATGTGTATAAGATCAACACTGATGGGGCTTTTAGAGCAGTTACAAATCAAGGAGGTTGGGGTTTTGTTGTGAGAAACAGAGTGGGTGATTTTCTAGAAGGTGGTTGTGGTAATCTGCGTAGGGTGGCCTCCTCTTTTCAAGATGAAGCTCTTGCTGTCTTACATAGTGTGGTGAGAGTTTTGCAGCTGGGAATATCAAGAATCATCCTTGAGACTGATGCATCTGACTTAGTCAGGGGTCTGACTTCTACTGATCTTGATCAAAGTGTGGATGGCAGCCTACTCAAGCAAATCAGGGATTTCATTGATTCATCTTTTGATCAGTGTGTCATTCGGCATTGTCCGAGAAATTGCAACAAAGTGGCAGATTGCCTTGCAATGTATGGGGCGAGTGAGGTTAGCTCTGGTTCAGTTgtgttcatgagccaagtccccTCTTTTGTTGCCAACTTGGTCCTGGGTGATCAGGTTGGATTTGCTGTTTAA